One Natranaerovirga hydrolytica genomic region harbors:
- the fliM gene encoding flagellar motor switch protein FliM produces MGEILSQNEIDSLLNALDTGELDADEYRKHSDEKKIKDYDFARPSKFSKEHLRTLEIIFEHYSRLIATALPGYLRSSVQVEVINSEAVSYSEFSNALANPVLLGIIDFSPLKGNIIIDFSVNIGYAIIDRMLGGTGKPIEKNRDFSEIERILLEKIFTVAINELREPWANVIRLEPHLEKLETNSQFAQIISPNEMIALITLSVKIGKVEGLMNICLPYICIEPIMDKLNTKYWFSRMQKKEADENYKEAIETLIEKAKVPIRVTLGNSNISVNDFVNLQKGDIIKLDTKIDKDLDVYVGNIKKFTAKPGKFKETNAVQITSIFREED; encoded by the coding sequence ATGGGCGAAATTTTATCTCAAAATGAAATAGACAGTCTGCTAAATGCTTTAGATACTGGTGAATTAGATGCAGATGAATATAGGAAGCATTCTGATGAGAAGAAGATTAAGGATTATGATTTTGCCAGACCTTCAAAATTCTCTAAAGAGCACTTAAGAACTTTAGAAATAATATTTGAACATTATTCAAGACTTATAGCCACTGCTTTACCAGGATATCTTAGAAGTTCAGTTCAAGTTGAAGTCATTAACTCAGAAGCAGTGAGTTATTCTGAATTTTCTAATGCGTTGGCCAATCCAGTTTTATTAGGCATAATAGATTTTTCACCATTGAAAGGTAATATTATCATTGATTTTTCCGTTAATATAGGTTATGCCATTATTGATAGAATGTTAGGTGGTACAGGTAAACCAATAGAAAAGAATAGGGATTTTTCTGAAATCGAAAGAATTCTATTAGAAAAAATATTTACTGTTGCCATTAACGAATTAAGAGAACCCTGGGCTAATGTTATTCGGTTGGAGCCCCATTTAGAAAAATTAGAAACCAATTCTCAATTCGCCCAAATCATTTCACCCAATGAAATGATTGCCTTAATTACCTTAAGTGTTAAGATAGGCAAAGTAGAAGGCTTAATGAACATATGTCTTCCATATATTTGCATTGAACCTATAATGGACAAACTGAACACAAAATATTGGTTCTCTAGAATGCAAAAGAAAGAAGCCGATGAGAATTATAAAGAAGCCATTGAAACATTGATTGAAAAAGCAAAAGTACCCATTAGAGTTACTTTAGGAAATAGCAATATTTCAGTAAATGACTTTGTTAATTTACAAAAAGGTGATATAATAAAACTCGATACAAAAATCGACAAAGATTTAGATGTATATGTAGGAAATATTAAAAAGTTTACTGCAAAACCAGGTAAATTCAAAGAAACCAATGCAGTACAAATTACATCAATATTTAGGGAGGAGGATTAA
- the fliY gene encoding flagellar motor switch phosphatase FliY: MDDMLSQEEINALLNGMDDEESTTKEHLVTDDEKDALGEISNISMGTASTTLFTLVNQKVTITTPKVDYCTWEELVENYDRPCAFVQINYKEGLDGNNLLIIKEKDAKVITDLMMGGDGTNIDGEFTELHKSAISEAMNQMIGSAATSMSSMLNKKIDINPPITTLIDLNDNVDVDQIAEFLKEKFLKVSFSMKIGDLVDSEIMQLYPIDFAKEVYESFINAKEEKEEVAPTIDEAPQVNQQENVAPQQQPTNQNMGEQGAYNNMYQMNTNYQQPQRDISAQPAQFQNFDMNEIMQQKENIDLIMDVALEVTVELGKTRKSIKEILEFTPGTILELDKLAGEPIDVKVNNKLIAKGEVVVIDENFGIRITDIIKK; encoded by the coding sequence ATGGATGATATGTTATCACAAGAAGAGATTAATGCATTATTAAATGGTATGGATGATGAAGAGTCAACTACAAAAGAACATTTGGTTACAGATGATGAAAAAGATGCACTAGGTGAGATATCTAATATCAGTATGGGAACAGCATCAACCACTCTTTTTACATTGGTTAATCAAAAAGTGACAATTACAACACCAAAAGTGGATTACTGTACTTGGGAGGAATTAGTAGAAAATTACGATAGACCTTGTGCTTTTGTCCAAATTAATTACAAAGAAGGATTAGATGGCAATAATTTACTCATTATAAAAGAAAAAGATGCCAAGGTCATTACAGATTTGATGATGGGTGGAGATGGTACCAATATAGATGGTGAATTTACTGAGCTTCATAAAAGTGCAATTAGTGAAGCAATGAATCAAATGATTGGATCTGCAGCAACATCAATGTCATCAATGTTAAACAAAAAAATAGATATCAATCCTCCTATAACGACTTTGATTGATTTAAATGATAACGTAGATGTTGATCAAATCGCTGAGTTTTTAAAGGAAAAATTTCTTAAAGTATCATTTAGTATGAAAATAGGGGATTTAGTAGATAGTGAAATTATGCAATTGTATCCAATTGATTTTGCAAAAGAAGTATATGAAAGTTTTATTAATGCAAAAGAAGAAAAAGAAGAAGTAGCACCTACAATTGATGAAGCGCCACAAGTCAATCAACAGGAGAATGTTGCACCACAACAACAACCAACAAATCAAAATATGGGAGAACAAGGAGCATATAATAATATGTATCAAATGAATACAAATTATCAACAGCCACAAAGAGACATAAGTGCTCAACCTGCTCAATTTCAGAATTTTGATATGAATGAAATCATGCAACAAAAAGAAAATATTGATTTGATAATGGATGTAGCCTTAGAAGTTACTGTTGAGCTTGGCAAGACTCGTAAATCTATAAAAGAAATATTAGAATTTACACCAGGTACTATACTAGAATTAGACAAACTTGCAGGAGAACCAATTGACGTTAAAGTCAATAATAAATTGATTGCAAAAGGTGAAGTCGTGGTTATAGATGAAAACTTTGGGATCAGAATAACTGACATTATAAAAAAATAA
- a CDS encoding response regulator translates to MAGKSVLIVDDAAFMRMMIKDILSKNGFTIAGEAENGLKAVEKFNELKPDLVIMDITMPEMDGIEAVKKIKEVDPNATIIMCSAMGQQAMVIESIQSGAKDFIVKPFQADRVLEAVNKALG, encoded by the coding sequence ATGGCAGGAAAAAGTGTGTTAATAGTGGATGATGCAGCTTTTATGAGAATGATGATAAAAGATATATTATCAAAAAATGGATTTACAATAGCTGGTGAAGCTGAAAATGGATTAAAAGCTGTTGAAAAATTTAACGAATTAAAACCAGACTTGGTTATTATGGATATAACAATGCCAGAAATGGATGGAATAGAAGCGGTTAAAAAAATAAAAGAAGTGGATCCAAATGCAACCATTATAATGTGTTCAGCAATGGGTCAACAAGCAATGGTTATTGAATCCATTCAATCAGGTGCAAAAGACTTTATTGTTAAACCATTTCAAGCAGATAGAGTACTAGAAGCTGTCAATAAAGCTTTAGGATAA
- a CDS encoding flagellar biosynthetic protein FliO, giving the protein MLLTGSSSINIYLQLIFLLFVFFGILVAAYFATRWLGNMQLQQSKGKNMQLIEVLRISNNKTVHLIKIGERYFAMSVSKDSVTKIAEFNNDEIIDYNALNTSDQNKPSFKDSLNKVLNQNKKK; this is encoded by the coding sequence ATGTTATTAACGGGTAGTTCCAGTATTAATATTTATTTACAGTTAATATTTTTATTGTTTGTTTTTTTTGGTATTTTAGTGGCTGCCTATTTTGCTACTAGATGGCTTGGTAATATGCAATTACAACAATCTAAAGGTAAAAATATGCAATTAATAGAAGTGCTAAGAATTTCTAATAACAAAACAGTACACTTAATAAAAATAGGGGAACGCTATTTTGCAATGAGTGTTAGTAAAGATAGTGTGACTAAGATAGCAGAGTTTAACAATGATGAAATTATAGATTATAATGCATTAAATACGAGTGATCAAAACAAACCAAGTTTTAAAGATAGTTTAAATAAAGTACTCAATCAAAACAAGAAAAAGTAG
- the fliP gene encoding flagellar type III secretion system pore protein FliP (The bacterial flagellar biogenesis protein FliP forms a type III secretion system (T3SS)-type pore required for flagellar assembly.) — translation MMTRKKENNKVSIVKNKLLICLILGIFLSLYINNVTYATEATPIPYAFDFGVSPATDGQEVVSSLQMLFVLTIIALAPSIIIMMTSFTRIIVVLHFVRSALATQQTPPNQVLIGLALFLTFFIMAPVINEVNEGALQPYAQGEMSQEEAIEVGMEPIRGFMLRQVNDKDLSLFLRIAEIEQVNNFDDIPTSVLIPSFIISELRAAFIIGFLIYIPFLIIDMVVASTLMSMGMMMLPPVMISLPFKILLFILADGWNLVIGELVKTFY, via the coding sequence ATGATGACAAGGAAAAAAGAAAACAACAAGGTATCTATTGTTAAAAACAAATTGTTAATATGTTTAATTTTGGGAATATTCCTTTCATTATACATAAACAATGTGACATATGCCACTGAAGCAACTCCAATTCCATATGCATTTGATTTTGGCGTAAGTCCAGCAACAGATGGTCAAGAGGTTGTTTCAAGTTTACAAATGTTATTTGTATTAACAATTATTGCCCTAGCCCCATCAATTATCATAATGATGACTTCTTTCACAAGGATTATTGTGGTGTTGCATTTTGTTCGCTCTGCTTTAGCAACACAACAGACGCCACCTAATCAAGTGTTAATTGGATTAGCGTTATTCTTAACTTTTTTTATAATGGCACCTGTCATAAATGAGGTGAATGAAGGCGCCTTACAGCCATATGCTCAGGGCGAGATGAGTCAAGAAGAAGCTATCGAAGTAGGAATGGAGCCTATAAGAGGCTTTATGTTAAGGCAAGTTAATGATAAAGATTTATCTTTGTTTTTGAGAATAGCAGAAATTGAACAAGTTAATAACTTTGATGATATACCCACTAGTGTTTTGATTCCTTCCTTTATTATAAGCGAACTTAGAGCAGCTTTTATAATAGGTTTTTTAATATACATACCGTTTTTAATAATAGATATGGTCGTTGCGTCCACATTAATGTCTATGGGGATGATGATGTTGCCTCCTGTTATGATTTCACTTCCATTTAAGATACTACTATTTATTTTAGCAGATGGTTGGAACTTAGTTATAGGTGAGTTAGTAAAAACATTTTACTAA
- the fliQ gene encoding flagellar biosynthesis protein FliQ, whose amino-acid sequence MNQNMIIDLAREALMLVITISAPLLIVALVVGLVVSIFQAVTSIQEQTLAFVPKILGVFFTMMIILPWAITTLLEFVTRLYTNFNMYIIG is encoded by the coding sequence ATGAATCAAAATATGATTATTGACTTAGCAAGAGAAGCTTTAATGTTAGTTATAACCATATCTGCTCCTTTATTGATTGTTGCATTGGTAGTGGGGTTGGTTGTCAGTATATTTCAAGCTGTAACATCAATACAAGAACAAACATTAGCTTTTGTGCCCAAAATTTTAGGTGTTTTTTTTACAATGATGATTATTTTACCTTGGGCAATTACAACATTATTAGAATTTGTAACCAGACTCTATACCAATTTCAATATGTATATTATAGGATGA